In Alteromonas sp. V450, the following proteins share a genomic window:
- the acnA gene encoding aconitate hydratase AcnA has product MTYKSFSKLEVNGKNFKAVNFDSIGSKYALDRLPFCIKILLENLIRHEDQEFVNSDDIEQVAKWDTDNHVDHEVSFVPARVILQDFTGVPAIVDLAAMRDAVNRLGGDAQAINPLNPVELVIDHSVMVDHFAEENALEKNTDIEIQRNKERYQFLKWGQSSFDNFKVVPPGRGIVHQVNLEYLARCAFTKEQDGETLVYPDTLVGTDSHTTMINGLGVLGWGVGGIEAEAAMLGQPVTMLLPKVVGFRLSGKLPAGVTATDMVLTITQQLREHGVVGKFVEFYGPGLKHLTTADRATIANMAPEYGATCGIFPIDDVALDYLRLTGRDEDQIALVEEYAKFSHLWHDDHSKDAQYHETLELNLDDVVPSLAGPKRPQDRIALDKAAEAFKEWHRSQIDVKVLDEETDLIAEAGLGTTNEVNEDHDSFVEFRGSKFNLEDGAIVIAAITSCTNTSNPSVLVGAGLLAKKAAEKGLTRKPWVKTSLAPGSQVVTQYLEDAGLMDPLETLGFNLVGYGCTTCIGNSGPLPDAITDAIRKAKLTVTSVLSGNRNFEGRIHPDVAANYLASPPLVVAYALAGNMNVDITKEPLGQASDGSPVYLKDIWPTEDEIQQYIAENVTGDLFKEKYADVFKGSGEWNELQVSKTSVYDWPESTYIKHPPFFEVMGKEPEALTAIENARCLVKVGDSITTDHISPAGAIAEDSPAGEYLQAQGVEPKDFNSYGSRRGNHEVMMRGTFANVRLQNQLAPGTRGSATTHFPSGDSMSIFHAAMRYKDDGVPAIVIGGKEYGTGSSRDWAAKGPSLMGVKAVLAESFERIHRSNLIGMGILPLQFKSGDSASSLELKGNESFSISAVERGQTEVEVKAVSDEGKKTTFMMDIRIDTSNEFTYFENGGILHYVIREYLKR; this is encoded by the coding sequence AACGGCAAAAACTTCAAGGCAGTTAATTTTGACAGTATAGGTAGTAAATATGCGCTCGATAGGCTTCCCTTTTGCATCAAAATTTTATTGGAGAACCTGATTCGTCATGAAGACCAAGAGTTTGTAAACAGCGACGATATAGAGCAGGTCGCAAAGTGGGATACAGACAATCACGTTGACCACGAAGTGTCTTTCGTACCAGCACGAGTCATTCTCCAAGACTTTACGGGTGTGCCGGCTATTGTTGATTTAGCAGCTATGCGTGATGCGGTTAATCGTTTAGGTGGCGATGCTCAGGCAATTAATCCATTAAACCCAGTAGAGTTGGTTATTGACCACTCGGTAATGGTGGACCACTTTGCTGAAGAGAATGCACTTGAAAAGAATACCGACATTGAAATTCAGCGAAATAAAGAGCGGTATCAATTTCTAAAATGGGGGCAGTCTAGCTTTGACAATTTCAAAGTGGTTCCCCCTGGTCGCGGTATCGTGCATCAAGTTAACCTAGAGTATCTTGCTCGTTGCGCATTTACCAAGGAACAAGACGGGGAAACCTTGGTTTACCCAGACACCCTGGTGGGAACAGACTCGCACACCACTATGATTAATGGCCTTGGCGTTTTAGGCTGGGGCGTGGGCGGTATTGAAGCGGAAGCGGCGATGCTGGGACAGCCAGTAACCATGCTGCTGCCTAAGGTCGTTGGCTTCAGGCTTTCAGGTAAGTTGCCAGCTGGTGTAACTGCCACCGACATGGTGCTAACTATTACGCAACAATTACGCGAACATGGTGTAGTCGGAAAGTTTGTAGAATTCTATGGACCGGGTCTTAAGCATCTTACGACGGCGGACCGCGCAACTATAGCAAATATGGCACCTGAATATGGCGCTACTTGCGGTATTTTCCCTATTGATGATGTAGCGCTAGATTACCTGCGACTCACCGGTCGAGACGAAGATCAAATCGCCCTTGTGGAGGAATATGCAAAGTTCAGCCATCTATGGCATGACGATCACTCGAAAGATGCGCAATACCATGAAACCCTTGAACTAAACTTAGACGACGTTGTTCCTTCACTAGCTGGACCGAAACGCCCTCAGGATCGCATTGCCCTCGACAAAGCAGCCGAAGCATTTAAAGAATGGCATCGTTCGCAAATTGACGTAAAGGTTCTTGACGAAGAAACCGATCTCATCGCAGAAGCGGGGTTAGGCACAACAAACGAGGTAAACGAAGACCACGACTCATTCGTGGAGTTCAGAGGAAGTAAGTTCAACCTTGAAGATGGCGCTATTGTAATTGCTGCTATCACAAGTTGTACTAACACGTCGAATCCATCAGTGCTCGTAGGCGCAGGCTTGCTTGCGAAGAAAGCCGCGGAAAAAGGGCTAACTCGTAAGCCGTGGGTTAAAACTTCATTAGCACCTGGTTCTCAGGTTGTTACTCAGTATCTAGAAGATGCTGGTCTTATGGACCCGCTTGAAACACTAGGTTTCAATTTGGTTGGCTACGGCTGTACTACGTGTATTGGTAACTCCGGGCCGCTACCTGATGCGATTACTGACGCTATTAGAAAAGCGAAACTTACGGTTACCTCGGTGTTATCTGGTAACCGCAACTTTGAAGGGCGTATTCACCCTGATGTGGCTGCAAACTACCTTGCATCACCACCACTGGTTGTTGCATACGCGTTGGCTGGGAACATGAATGTAGATATCACGAAAGAGCCGTTGGGGCAGGCGAGTGATGGTTCTCCGGTATATCTAAAAGACATTTGGCCTACCGAAGACGAAATTCAGCAATATATAGCTGAAAACGTCACCGGTGATTTGTTTAAAGAAAAGTACGCAGATGTATTTAAAGGAAGCGGTGAGTGGAATGAACTCCAGGTAAGTAAAACATCGGTCTACGACTGGCCAGAATCAACCTATATTAAGCATCCACCTTTCTTTGAAGTAATGGGTAAAGAGCCAGAGGCGTTAACTGCAATTGAAAACGCACGATGCTTGGTTAAGGTGGGCGATTCGATTACTACTGACCATATTTCACCTGCGGGGGCCATCGCAGAAGATAGCCCAGCCGGAGAGTACCTGCAGGCCCAAGGGGTTGAGCCCAAAGACTTTAATTCTTATGGGTCTCGCCGTGGTAATCATGAGGTTATGATGAGAGGGACGTTTGCGAACGTGCGTCTTCAAAACCAACTAGCGCCTGGTACAAGAGGCAGTGCAACCACACACTTCCCAAGTGGTGATAGTATGTCTATTTTCCACGCTGCGATGCGCTACAAAGATGACGGCGTACCTGCCATCGTGATTGGCGGAAAAGAATACGGCACTGGTTCAAGCCGAGACTGGGCAGCAAAAGGACCTTCTCTTATGGGCGTGAAAGCGGTGTTAGCAGAGAGCTTCGAGCGTATTCATCGTTCAAACTTAATCGGTATGGGAATTTTACCACTTCAGTTCAAATCAGGTGACAGTGCAAGTTCTTTAGAGCTTAAAGGGAACGAGTCGTTCTCTATCAGTGCAGTTGAACGCGGGCAGACCGAGGTTGAAGTAAAAGCCGTGTCGGATGAAGGGAAAAAAACTACCTTTATGATGGACATCAGAATTGATACATCTAACGAGTTTACTTACTTCGAAAACGGAGGAATTCTTCACTACGTAATTCGAGAGTATTTAAAACGGTAA
- a CDS encoding GspE/PulE family protein produces the protein MEAVNNQQTFAQIRRILNNHSTLLDAYSVIEPMILGIFDATRMSIFQRRRQHQDLVARFKTGKETLEIKVPISPMSIAGYVALSQNPITIDDPYDAKQLKGIHPRLRFADKFDKDSDFKTRNILCVPIMNAGVLMGVIQIINKSNGPFDNDDIKLCNSLALILGDKFRFELGGTNNPFDLLVHKSLLDEQTLVDLQSTTSDIRSLIQVLMTEHQISEEEIGNSLSVHYQVPYFPYLPEKYHQFENESKLNVSYLKRNYVAVLADVHEKPIVLMAEPNNAALLMEIESAMGIDSYEIAVSLPSIILQYLGEKGSNAGPGEMSEILDEIGSSVEDNDEQFDELSDDAPAVVRLVSRILHDAKRLNASDIHIDPEKNAPTRVRMRVDGVCRDMNQVPNSHHNAVIARIKIMSNLNIAEKRVPQDGKLAFRMGGQLVEVRVATIPTVAGEGVVMRILASGGAMPIDKMNLAPSNRQRLEHMIKKPHGILLVVGPTGSGKTTTLHAILGYLNTPEKKIWTAEDPVEITQAGLQQVQVSAKIGFTFANALRAFLRADPDIILIGEMRDKETAHAGIEASLTGHLVLSTLHTNSAPETITRLLDLGLDPVNFSDACVGILAQRLVRTLCPNCKEQYPASEKDMAFIERQYGSEYLHELNLPTPLMLYRGKGCNDCGNTGYRGRTGVHELLGMTPELRSLVYKEASVSEMKAQAATDGMRTLVQDAIFKVIKGDTDIAQVQIIGGE, from the coding sequence ATGGAAGCAGTAAACAATCAGCAGACCTTTGCGCAGATAAGACGCATTTTGAATAATCACTCAACGTTGCTAGACGCTTACAGCGTAATTGAGCCTATGATTTTAGGTATATTCGACGCGACTCGTATGAGTATCTTTCAGCGTCGACGTCAGCATCAAGATTTAGTTGCGCGTTTTAAAACAGGTAAAGAGACACTCGAAATCAAGGTGCCTATCAGCCCGATGTCAATAGCTGGTTATGTCGCGCTTTCACAGAACCCTATCACGATAGATGACCCTTATGATGCGAAACAGTTAAAAGGCATCCACCCCCGTCTTCGCTTTGCGGATAAATTCGATAAAGACAGTGACTTTAAAACACGAAATATTTTGTGCGTTCCTATTATGAACGCGGGTGTTTTAATGGGTGTTATTCAAATTATCAACAAAAGTAACGGCCCGTTTGATAATGACGACATTAAGCTGTGCAATTCACTGGCACTTATATTAGGCGATAAATTCAGATTCGAACTCGGCGGTACTAATAATCCGTTTGACTTACTCGTTCACAAAAGCCTATTAGACGAGCAAACGTTAGTCGACCTACAATCAACAACGTCCGATATACGTAGCCTAATTCAAGTATTAATGACAGAGCACCAAATTTCTGAAGAAGAAATTGGAAACTCGCTATCGGTTCATTATCAGGTTCCCTATTTCCCTTATCTACCAGAAAAATATCACCAGTTTGAAAATGAAAGTAAATTAAACGTAAGCTACCTAAAACGGAACTACGTTGCGGTTCTTGCCGATGTACACGAAAAGCCTATCGTTTTGATGGCTGAGCCTAACAACGCTGCACTCTTGATGGAAATAGAGAGTGCTATGGGTATCGATAGCTATGAAATAGCGGTCAGCCTTCCAAGTATAATTTTACAATACTTGGGAGAAAAAGGGTCTAACGCGGGCCCAGGCGAAATGAGTGAGATCCTCGATGAGATTGGCTCCTCTGTAGAAGATAATGACGAGCAGTTTGACGAGTTATCTGATGATGCACCAGCCGTAGTTCGACTAGTAAGCCGTATTTTACACGATGCTAAACGTCTTAATGCATCGGACATCCATATAGATCCAGAAAAAAATGCGCCTACTCGAGTGAGAATGCGAGTTGACGGCGTATGCCGAGACATGAACCAAGTGCCAAATTCGCATCACAATGCAGTTATAGCGCGTATAAAGATAATGTCGAACTTAAATATTGCAGAAAAGCGCGTGCCTCAGGACGGAAAACTTGCCTTTAGGATGGGCGGGCAGTTAGTGGAAGTACGTGTTGCGACTATACCAACGGTCGCTGGCGAAGGTGTCGTTATGCGGATATTGGCATCGGGCGGTGCAATGCCAATTGATAAAATGAATCTCGCGCCTTCGAACAGGCAACGATTGGAGCATATGATTAAAAAGCCTCACGGCATTTTACTAGTAGTAGGCCCTACAGGTTCGGGTAAAACCACCACACTTCACGCTATTTTAGGTTACTTAAATACTCCCGAAAAGAAAATTTGGACAGCTGAAGATCCCGTCGAGATTACACAGGCGGGGCTACAACAAGTTCAGGTAAGCGCCAAAATTGGGTTTACATTCGCTAATGCACTTCGCGCATTTCTTCGTGCCGATCCTGACATTATCCTTATTGGTGAGATGCGTGATAAGGAAACTGCTCATGCAGGTATAGAAGCTTCACTTACGGGTCACTTAGTACTTTCTACCCTCCATACTAACTCTGCGCCCGAAACCATTACGCGTTTGCTAGATCTTGGGCTCGACCCAGTGAACTTTTCTGATGCCTGCGTAGGTATATTGGCACAGCGTCTTGTTCGAACGCTATGTCCTAATTGTAAAGAACAGTACCCAGCGAGCGAAAAAGACATGGCGTTTATAGAACGCCAGTACGGTAGCGAATATTTACACGAATTAAACCTACCTACGCCTCTGATGCTTTATAGAGGCAAGGGATGTAACGATTGTGGTAATACCGGCTATCGAGGGAGAACAGGTGTTCATGAGTTGCTCGGTATGACGCCAGAACTACGATCGCTTGTTTATAAAGAAGCAAGCGTATCAGAAATGAAGGCACAGGCGGCAACGGATGGAATGAGAACCCTGGTTCAAGATGCTATTTTCAAAGTAATCAAGGGCGATACCGATATAGCACAAGTTCAAATTATTGGCGGTGAGTAA
- the rpsJ gene encoding 30S ribosomal protein S10, protein MPNQRIRIRLKAFDHKLIDQSTAEIVETAKRTGAQVSGPIPLPTRKERYTVLISPHVNKDARDQYEIRTHKRLVDIIEPTDKTVDALMRLDLAAGVDVQISLG, encoded by the coding sequence ATGCCAAATCAAAGAATTCGCATTCGTTTGAAAGCGTTTGATCACAAGTTGATCGATCAGTCTACGGCTGAAATCGTTGAAACTGCGAAACGCACTGGTGCTCAGGTAAGTGGTCCTATTCCTCTACCTACTCGCAAAGAACGCTATACAGTTCTGATTTCTCCGCACGTTAACAAAGACGCGCGTGATCAATATGAAATCCGTACTCACAAGCGTTTGGTAGACATCATCGAGCCAACTGATAAAACAGTTGACGCGTTGATGCGTTTGGACTTGGCTGCTGGCGTTGATGTTCAAATCAGCCTGGGCTAA
- the rplC gene encoding 50S ribosomal protein L3, translating to MAIGLVGRKVGMTRIFTEDGTSIPVTVIEATPNRVTQLRTEETDGYRALQVTAGTKKANRINKAEAGHFAKAGVEAGRTLVEFRLEENEGADIEVGSEITVEIFNDTKKIDVTGTSKGKGFQGAIKRWNFSSQRMTHGNSLSHRAPGSIGQNQSPGKVFKGKKMAGQLGNKQVTTQSLEVVRVDVENGLILVKGAVPGATGNDVIVKPAVKA from the coding sequence ATGGCGATTGGTCTAGTCGGTCGTAAAGTGGGTATGACTCGCATCTTCACTGAAGATGGTACGTCTATCCCTGTGACTGTTATTGAAGCGACCCCAAACCGCGTTACTCAGCTTCGTACTGAGGAAACTGACGGTTATCGCGCTCTTCAGGTTACTGCTGGAACTAAGAAAGCTAACCGCATCAACAAAGCTGAAGCAGGTCACTTTGCTAAAGCTGGTGTTGAAGCTGGACGCACTCTAGTAGAATTCCGCCTAGAAGAAAACGAAGGTGCCGATATTGAAGTAGGCAGTGAAATCACTGTTGAAATCTTTAACGACACTAAGAAAATTGATGTAACTGGTACATCAAAAGGTAAAGGTTTCCAAGGTGCTATCAAGCGCTGGAACTTCAGTTCTCAGCGTATGACACACGGTAACTCTTTGTCACACCGTGCGCCTGGTTCAATTGGTCAAAACCAATCACCAGGTAAAGTATTCAAAGGCAAGAAAATGGCTGGTCAGCTTGGTAACAAGCAAGTGACTACTCAGTCTTTGGAAGTTGTACGTGTTGACGTAGAGAACGGCCTTATCCTAGTTAAAGGTGCCGTACCTGGCGCAACTGGCAACGATGTAATCGTAAAGCCAGCTGTTAAAGCGTAA
- the rplD gene encoding 50S ribosomal protein L4, which yields MELTLKDAQSALEVSEATFGREFNEALVHQVVVAYGAGARQGTKAQKTRAEVRGGGKKPWRQKGTGRARAGTIRSPIWVGGGRAFAAKPRDFDQKVNKKMYRGAIKSILSELIRQDRLVVVEKFGVDAPKTKALISALNEYELNDVLIVTPEVDENLFLAARNLYKVDVRDVAGIDPVSLIAFEKVLMTADAVKQLEEALA from the coding sequence ATGGAATTAACATTGAAAGACGCGCAAAGCGCTCTTGAAGTATCCGAAGCGACCTTTGGACGTGAATTCAACGAAGCCCTGGTACACCAGGTAGTTGTAGCTTACGGTGCAGGTGCTCGTCAGGGTACAAAAGCGCAGAAAACTCGCGCTGAAGTTCGTGGTGGCGGTAAGAAGCCATGGCGTCAAAAAGGTACTGGCCGCGCGCGTGCTGGTACAATCCGTAGCCCAATTTGGGTTGGCGGTGGCCGTGCTTTCGCAGCAAAGCCTCGTGACTTTGACCAAAAAGTTAACAAGAAAATGTATCGCGGTGCGATCAAGAGCATTCTGTCTGAACTAATCCGTCAAGACCGTTTGGTTGTTGTAGAGAAGTTCGGTGTTGACGCACCTAAGACTAAAGCTCTTATTTCTGCACTTAACGAATATGAACTAAATGACGTTCTAATCGTTACTCCTGAAGTTGATGAGAACTTGTTCCTAGCGGCGCGCAACTTGTACAAAGTTGACGTACGTGACGTAGCAGGCATCGACCCAGTGAGCTTGATTGCATTTGAAAAAGTGCTAATGACTGCTGATGCGGTTAAACAACTTGAGGAGGCGTTAGCATGA
- the rplW gene encoding 50S ribosomal protein L23, giving the protein MKEERLLKVLVAPHVSEKSTMAAEANNTVVFKVAKDANKAEIKAAVEKLFEVEVEGVRTVNVKGKTKRHGMSFGKRSDWKKAYVVLKEGQDIDFVGGAE; this is encoded by the coding sequence ATGAAAGAAGAACGTCTACTGAAGGTGCTAGTAGCACCTCACGTTTCAGAAAAGTCTACAATGGCTGCTGAAGCGAACAACACAGTTGTATTTAAAGTAGCTAAAGACGCGAACAAAGCTGAAATCAAAGCTGCAGTTGAAAAACTGTTTGAAGTTGAAGTTGAAGGTGTTCGTACTGTGAACGTTAAGGGTAAAACCAAGCGTCACGGCATGTCTTTCGGTAAGCGCAGCGACTGGAAAAAGGCCTACGTGGTTCTTAAAGAAGGTCAGGACATCGACTTTGTCGGTGGTGCTGAGTAA
- the rplB gene encoding 50S ribosomal protein L2: MPLLKAKPTSAGRRHVVQVVNPDLHKGAPYAPLLEKNSKSGGRNNNGRITTRHIGGGHKQHYRVIDFKRNKDSIPAKVERLEYDPNRSANIALVLYADGERRYILAPKGMQAGDAIQSGSDAPIKSGNTLPMRNIPVGTVVHAIEMKPGKGAQIARSAGAYAQILARDGNYVTLRLRSGEMRKVLSDCRATIGEVGNAEHMLRSLGKAGATRWRGVRPTVRGVAMNPVDHPHGGGEGRTSGGRHPVTPWGVPTKGKKTRSNKRTDKLIVRRRNK; encoded by the coding sequence ATGCCATTATTGAAAGCTAAGCCAACTTCTGCCGGTCGTCGTCACGTTGTTCAGGTCGTAAATCCTGACCTGCACAAAGGTGCACCGTACGCACCTTTGCTTGAAAAGAACAGCAAATCTGGCGGTCGTAACAACAATGGTCGTATTACCACTCGTCACATTGGTGGTGGTCATAAGCAACACTACCGTGTAATCGACTTTAAACGCAACAAAGACAGCATTCCAGCTAAAGTTGAGCGTTTAGAATACGATCCAAACCGTTCTGCAAACATTGCACTAGTATTGTACGCAGACGGTGAACGTCGTTACATTCTGGCTCCTAAGGGTATGCAAGCGGGTGATGCAATCCAGTCTGGTTCGGATGCTCCGATCAAGTCTGGTAACACTCTACCTATGCGTAACATCCCTGTAGGTACTGTTGTACACGCAATTGAAATGAAGCCTGGCAAAGGTGCACAAATCGCACGTTCTGCTGGTGCTTATGCTCAGATCCTAGCACGTGACGGAAACTACGTTACCTTACGTCTACGCTCTGGCGAAATGCGTAAAGTTCTATCTGATTGCCGCGCCACTATCGGTGAAGTTGGCAATGCAGAGCACATGCTTCGTTCACTAGGTAAAGCTGGTGCTACACGCTGGCGTGGTGTTCGTCCTACCGTTCGTGGTGTTGCCATGAACCCGGTTGATCACCCACACGGTGGTGGTGAAGGTCGTACATCAGGCGGTCGTCACCCAGTAACTCCTTGGGGTGTTCCTACCAAAGGTAAGAAAACCCGAAGCAACAAGCGTACTGATAAGCTTATCGTACGTCGTCGAAACAAGTAA
- the rpsS gene encoding 30S ribosomal protein S19, whose protein sequence is MPRSLKKGPFIDLHLLKKVEAAVEKNERKPIKTWSRRSMIIPDMIGLTIAVHNGRQHVPVIISDEMVGHKLGEFAPTRTYRGHVADKKAKR, encoded by the coding sequence ATGCCACGTTCTCTCAAGAAAGGTCCTTTTATTGACCTTCACTTGCTGAAGAAGGTAGAGGCTGCAGTGGAAAAGAACGAACGTAAACCAATCAAAACTTGGTCTCGTCGTTCTATGATCATCCCAGATATGATTGGGTTGACCATTGCGGTCCATAACGGTCGCCAACATGTACCTGTCATTATTAGTGACGAAATGGTCGGCCACAAGTTGGGCGAATTTGCGCCAACGCGTACTTACCGCGGCCATGTCGCGGATAAGAAAGCTAAACGTTAA
- the rplV gene encoding 50S ribosomal protein L22, translated as MEALAKHRFARTSAQKARLVADQIRGMHVEKALELLTYSPKKSAALVKKVLESAIANAEHNEGADIDELRVSKVFVDEGPTMKRIKPRAKGRADRIFKRSSHITVVVADN; from the coding sequence ATGGAAGCATTAGCTAAACACCGTTTTGCCCGCACGTCGGCTCAAAAGGCACGCTTGGTTGCGGATCAAATTCGCGGAATGCACGTTGAGAAAGCTTTAGAGCTTCTTACGTACAGCCCGAAGAAAAGCGCAGCGCTAGTAAAGAAAGTATTGGAATCTGCGATTGCTAACGCAGAGCACAACGAAGGCGCAGACATCGACGAATTACGCGTGTCTAAAGTTTTCGTTGACGAAGGTCCAACTATGAAACGCATCAAGCCACGTGCTAAAGGCCGTGCTGATCGTATCTTCAAGCGCAGCAGTCACATCACTGTGGTTGTAGCGGATAACTAG
- the rpsC gene encoding 30S ribosomal protein S3, with the protein MGQKVHPTGIRLGISKPWTSTWYANTADYADNLYNDHQVRQYLTKQLKNASLSKIVIERPAKSIRVTIHTARPGVVIGKKGEDVEKLRNYVSKLAGVPAQINIAEVRKPELDGQLVADSISSQLERRVMFRRAMKRAVQNAMRLGAKGIKVEVSGRLGGAEIARSEWYREGRVPLHTFRADIDYATSEASTTYGIIGVKVWIFKGEVLGGLPTTQEQAPAAQPKKKGRNAKREG; encoded by the coding sequence ATGGGACAGAAGGTACATCCTACAGGTATACGCCTGGGTATCAGCAAACCATGGACTTCTACCTGGTACGCTAATACTGCAGACTATGCAGACAACCTGTATAACGATCATCAGGTACGTCAGTATCTGACTAAGCAACTAAAGAACGCTTCACTTTCTAAGATCGTGATTGAGCGTCCTGCTAAGAGCATCCGTGTGACTATTCACACTGCTCGTCCAGGCGTTGTAATCGGTAAGAAAGGTGAAGACGTAGAGAAGTTGCGTAACTACGTATCTAAGCTAGCCGGCGTGCCAGCTCAGATCAACATCGCTGAAGTACGTAAGCCAGAGCTAGATGGCCAGCTAGTAGCTGACAGCATCTCTAGCCAGCTAGAGCGTCGTGTTATGTTCCGTCGTGCTATGAAGCGCGCAGTACAAAACGCAATGCGTCTAGGCGCGAAAGGTATCAAAGTTGAAGTTAGCGGCCGTTTGGGCGGTGCAGAGATTGCACGTTCTGAATGGTACCGTGAAGGTCGCGTTCCTCTGCACACTTTCCGTGCGGATATCGATTACGCAACCTCTGAAGCGTCAACTACTTACGGTATCATCGGCGTTAAAGTATGGATCTTCAAAGGTGAAGTTCTAGGTGGTCTACCTACAACTCAAGAGCAAGCACCAGCTGCTCAACCTAAGAAGAAAGGCCGCAACGCTAAGCGAGAGGGCTAA
- the rplP gene encoding 50S ribosomal protein L16 — protein MLQPKRMKFRKMHKGRNRGLAAGNTVAFGTYGLKAVGRGRMTARQIEAARRAMTRHVKRQGKIWIRVFPDKPITEKPLEVRQGKGKGNVEYWVCQIQPGRVLYEMEGVPENLAREAFELAAAKLPFKTTFVTRTVM, from the coding sequence ATGTTACAACCAAAACGCATGAAGTTCCGTAAGATGCACAAAGGTCGCAACCGCGGCTTAGCAGCGGGTAATACTGTTGCCTTTGGTACTTACGGCCTTAAAGCAGTTGGTCGTGGTCGAATGACTGCGCGCCAAATCGAAGCAGCGCGTCGTGCTATGACTCGTCACGTTAAGCGTCAAGGTAAAATTTGGATTCGAGTTTTCCCTGACAAGCCAATTACTGAGAAGCCTCTAGAAGTGCGTCAAGGTAAAGGTAAAGGTAACGTTGAGTACTGGGTATGCCAAATTCAGCCTGGTCGTGTGCTATACGAGATGGAAGGTGTTCCTGAAAATCTTGCACGCGAAGCGTTTGAATTGGCAGCGGCTAAACTGCCATTTAAAACAACCTTTGTAACTCGGACGGTGATGTAA
- the rpmC gene encoding 50S ribosomal protein L29 produces the protein MKATELKEKSVEELNAELINLLREQFNLRMQHTTGQLEKTDQLRKVRRNIARVKTILTQKADA, from the coding sequence ATGAAAGCGACTGAACTGAAAGAAAAGAGCGTAGAAGAGCTGAACGCAGAGTTGATTAACCTGCTACGCGAACAGTTCAACCTACGCATGCAGCACACAACAGGTCAGCTTGAAAAAACTGATCAGTTGAGAAAAGTGCGTCGTAACATCGCGCGTGTTAAAACCATTCTGACTCAAAAGGCTGATGCGTAA
- the rpsQ gene encoding 30S ribosomal protein S17 codes for MTEQKIRTVQGRVVSNKMDKSITVVVERFVKHPIYGKFIKRSTKLHAHDENNVCNKGDVVTVRECRPLSKSKSWMLVDVVEKAGV; via the coding sequence ATGACTGAGCAAAAAATTCGTACAGTACAAGGTCGTGTGGTTAGCAACAAGATGGATAAGTCTATCACTGTTGTAGTTGAACGTTTTGTTAAGCACCCAATTTACGGGAAGTTCATCAAGCGCTCTACTAAGCTTCACGCCCACGACGAAAACAACGTATGCAATAAAGGTGACGTAGTAACAGTACGTGAATGTCGCCCGCTATCTAAGAGCAAATCTTGGATGCTAGTTGACGTTGTTGAGAAAGCTGGCGTTTAA